The following proteins are co-located in the Argopecten irradians isolate NY chromosome 9, Ai_NY, whole genome shotgun sequence genome:
- the LOC138331639 gene encoding uncharacterized protein translates to MAAIMISAIFQMLYLKWNTEHPSDEYIAMNTLKETMAKVRNNPRYLVYECSKTRNTSCYGWSDRIAGIVTTFIISILSNRHFLIDFDTPCLLQDYLIPNHYDWRYNSSILVNKTSSFHDVKNWHHKKLDKYISGGENFNKYFKEDVVHLLMNWDFINDFRKRPNIEQDIPWITKRHQVDIYKGVYDFLFKLSPMSMHAIAFYELTQRKRNKIACAHVRVGQNPNMPNDGDIRIPMPLEVLWKYFDSLDKDQFDLFVASDSDIVKENAKKRFPNNIVDTPGSITHIDQPAKHSPREGFLKQLIDFYILTKCDVIIITAQTGFGMLATFLRDIDDGIYCWHGKRLIPCSRYTVNDVFRYGKFGIKPKIS, encoded by the coding sequence ATGGCAGCCATTATGATATCAGCAATTTTTCAAATGCTGTATCTCAAATGGAACACGGAACATCCATCTGATGAATACATTGCTATGAACACTTTAAAAGAAACAATGGCAAAAGTGAGAAATAACCCCAGGTATCTTGTGTACGAGTGTTCTAAAACCAGGAATACTTCATGCTACGGCTGGTCCGACAGAATAGCGGGTATCGTTACAACATTCATCATATCCATACTTTCTAACCGTCATTTCCTGATCGACTTTGACACGCCATGTTTACTTCAGGATTATCTCATTCCTAACCACTACGACTGGAGATACAATTCATCTATACTTGTTAACAAGACAAGTTCTTTTCATGATGTAAAAAATTGGCATCACAAAAAGTTAGATAAATATATCTCAGGAGgtgaaaattttaacaaatactTCAAAGAAGACGTTGTACACTTGCTGATGAATTGGGATTTCATAAACGATTTTAGAAAAAGGCCAAATATTGAACAAGATATTCCATGGATTACAAAACGTCATCAAGTAGATATCTACAAGGGTGTGTATGACTTTCTTTTTAAGCTTTCTCCTATGTCTATGCATGCTATCGCGTTTTACGAATTAACACAACGGAAGCGAAACAAAATAGCATGCGCACATGTACGTGTAGGGCAGAATCCAAACATGCCAAACGATGGTGACATACGAATCCCGATGCCTTTGGAAGTTCtttggaaatattttgattCATTGGATAAAGATCAATTCGACTTGTTTGTTGCCTCGGACTCGGATATTGTAAAGGAAAATGCTAAGAAACGTTTCCCTAACAACATTGTAGACACACCGGGGAGTATAACTCATATTGACCAACCAGCAAAACATAGTCCGCGTGAAGGCTTTCTGAAACAGCTTATTGACTTCTATATATTGACAAAATGTGACGTTATCATTATTACCGCACAGACAGGATTCGGAATGCTAGCCACATTCCTCAGGGATATTGACGATGGAATTTACTGTTGGCATGGAAAACGTCTCATACCGTGTTCGAGGTATACAGTAAATGACGTGTTTCGATACGGAAAATTCGGAATTAAGCCTAAAATTAGTTGA